The Paenibacillus tianjinensis genome has a window encoding:
- a CDS encoding MetQ/NlpA family ABC transporter substrate-binding protein codes for MKKKWIHSLLLVTAVALFTAGCGNNNEASGSGSDSSGQESKTLRISFNPGPYSDQFKNGVAPYLEKKGYTITYKEFTDGIQPNVAVANGEIDANVFQHSLYLKSINEREKIDLVGVVQVPTPPMGLYSKKHTSLDEVSDGDQINLPNEPVNMLRALNVLKDVGWITLKDNIDPLQTSLADITSNPHKLKFIATEPAQGPRALEDVDYAAIQGNFAVSNNIKLTTALQLENMTDPFTNVVAVDSKNKDAQFVKDIIEGYHSAEFQEYIKSKPDYEGYRLPDYFKQ; via the coding sequence ATGAAGAAAAAATGGATTCATTCCTTGCTGCTGGTTACTGCTGTTGCTCTATTCACTGCGGGATGCGGCAACAATAACGAAGCTTCGGGTTCGGGCAGCGATTCCTCCGGACAAGAGAGCAAGACGCTGCGGATCAGCTTCAACCCGGGGCCATACAGTGACCAGTTCAAGAACGGTGTCGCACCTTATCTGGAGAAGAAAGGGTATACGATTACTTATAAAGAATTTACAGACGGCATTCAACCTAATGTGGCTGTAGCTAACGGGGAGATAGATGCGAATGTATTCCAGCACTCTCTGTATTTGAAATCTATTAATGAAAGAGAAAAAATCGATCTGGTGGGTGTAGTGCAAGTACCAACCCCGCCGATGGGCCTCTACTCCAAAAAGCATACCAGTCTGGATGAGGTAAGCGATGGTGATCAGATCAATCTGCCGAATGAGCCCGTAAATATGCTGCGCGCCCTTAACGTACTGAAAGATGTAGGCTGGATTACACTGAAGGATAATATTGACCCGCTGCAGACTTCATTAGCCGATATTACCTCAAATCCTCATAAACTGAAGTTCATTGCCACTGAGCCGGCCCAAGGCCCGCGTGCTCTGGAGGATGTAGACTACGCTGCTATACAGGGGAATTTCGCCGTATCGAACAATATTAAACTGACTACAGCGCTGCAGCTGGAAAATATGACGGATCCGTTTACGAATGTTGTAGCGGTGGACAGCAAGAACAAGGATGCCCAGTTTGTCAAAGATATCATTGAAGGCTATCATTCCGCTGAATTCCAGGAATATATCAAGTCGAAACCGGACTATGAAGGATACAGATTGCCTGACTACTTTAAGCAATAA
- a CDS encoding aminotransferase class I/II-fold pyridoxal phosphate-dependent enzyme, with protein sequence MDFKPSTVVTELPGNYFNAMKAKIALYRSKGMDVIDLASGNPDQPTPQHIINALKEAIDKPENQGYPPFYGKTGTLEAIAAFYKREYSVELDPETEIAVFNGSGIGVTGIPQSLLNPGDILLTADPAYPAYHAAAALARARVHTIPVYEEEGFLPDYSTVPKEIARKVKLLMLNYPNNPTGAVATEEFFEKTLAFAAAYEFPVLNDFAYGAFGFDGYKPLSLLQQPGGKEYGVETYTASKTYNMAGWRFGFAAGNASIIAALKHYHTQAYSTVFGAVQDAAVAALLGPQEAVQELGKLYERRRDVLVSRLRDIGWDVAAPKGTFFAWFKVPEGYSGESFAGRLLDEAQVAVAQGGGFGAQGSNYIRLSLVNSEEKLNEAVDRIAAAGIFKRAVSAWGQEAKDA encoded by the coding sequence ATGGACTTTAAGCCTTCTACTGTAGTCACAGAACTCCCCGGCAATTATTTCAATGCGATGAAGGCCAAGATCGCCTTATATCGCAGCAAGGGAATGGATGTCATCGATCTGGCCAGCGGCAATCCCGACCAGCCGACCCCGCAGCATATTATCAATGCGCTGAAAGAGGCGATCGACAAGCCGGAGAATCAGGGCTACCCGCCCTTTTACGGCAAAACAGGCACCCTTGAAGCCATAGCCGCGTTCTATAAACGCGAATATAGCGTTGAGCTTGACCCGGAGACAGAAATTGCAGTGTTCAACGGTTCGGGGATCGGCGTGACCGGAATTCCGCAGAGTCTGCTTAACCCCGGTGACATCCTGCTTACTGCAGACCCGGCTTATCCCGCCTACCATGCAGCGGCTGCACTGGCCCGGGCCCGGGTTCACACGATTCCCGTCTATGAAGAGGAGGGGTTCCTTCCGGATTACAGCACAGTTCCCAAAGAGATTGCCCGAAAGGTCAAGCTGCTGATGCTGAACTATCCGAACAATCCGACCGGAGCGGTAGCCACGGAGGAATTCTTTGAAAAGACGCTTGCTTTTGCGGCGGCCTATGAATTTCCGGTGCTGAATGATTTCGCTTACGGCGCATTCGGCTTTGACGGCTATAAGCCGCTCAGCCTGCTGCAGCAGCCGGGGGGCAAGGAATACGGCGTCGAAACCTACACGGCTTCCAAAACCTACAATATGGCCGGATGGCGCTTCGGCTTTGCTGCAGGCAATGCCTCAATTATTGCCGCGCTCAAGCATTATCACACTCAGGCATACAGCACAGTATTCGGTGCGGTTCAGGATGCGGCGGTTGCCGCCCTGCTGGGGCCGCAGGAGGCTGTGCAGGAGCTGGGCAAGCTGTATGAGCGGCGGCGCGATGTTCTTGTCAGCCGGCTGCGGGACATTGGATGGGACGTTGCCGCTCCGAAGGGTACTTTTTTTGCCTGGTTTAAGGTGCCGGAAGGCTACAGCGGTGAATCCTTTGCCGGGCGGCTGCTGGATGAAGCGCAGGTGGCTGTAGCCCAGGGTGGCGGTTTTGGTGCCCAAGGCAGCAACTATATCCGGCTCAGCCTGGTAAACAGTGAAGAAAAGCTGAACGAGGCTGTGGACCGGATTGCTGCGGCTGGTATTTTTAAGCGGGCGGTGTCTGCTTGGGGTCAGGAGGCCAAAGACGCATGA
- a CDS encoding methionine ABC transporter ATP-binding protein, which translates to MIEIRNVHKTFTRKGQSIEALRGVSLSIAKGDIFGVIGYSGAGKSTLIRLVNYLERPTSGEVFVQGEPLSGYSPAELRQVKKKIGMIFQHFNLLESKTVFDNIAIPLVLLKRSKQEIRERVTELLEFTGLSDKANSYPKELSGGQKQRVGIARALASNPSILLCDEATSALDPQTTKSILELLKRINEAYNITIMIITHEMAVIQQICNKVAVMEKGEIIEQGNVLDVFGSPLHPTTQNFVQTVIHNSVPQSVLHTLKAENGRRLFKLKFVGGAASEPIINSLIRRYEVNVNILFANMTEIQQTTLGNMILQMHGENTVIDQAASFIVSQGVEITEVEA; encoded by the coding sequence ATGATTGAAATCAGAAATGTGCACAAAACCTTTACACGCAAAGGACAATCGATAGAAGCCTTAAGAGGAGTCAGCCTGAGTATCGCTAAAGGGGATATCTTCGGGGTTATCGGCTACAGCGGTGCGGGAAAAAGCACACTGATCCGTCTGGTCAATTATCTGGAACGTCCGACCAGCGGTGAAGTGTTCGTGCAGGGCGAGCCGCTCTCCGGATACAGCCCGGCGGAGCTAAGGCAGGTAAAGAAAAAGATCGGGATGATCTTTCAGCACTTCAACCTGCTGGAATCGAAGACGGTGTTCGACAACATCGCCATCCCCCTTGTATTGCTGAAGAGAAGCAAGCAGGAAATCCGTGAACGTGTAACCGAGCTGCTGGAGTTCACCGGGCTAAGTGATAAGGCAAACAGCTACCCTAAAGAGCTGTCCGGCGGGCAAAAGCAGCGGGTCGGTATCGCCCGGGCGCTGGCGAGCAACCCCTCCATCCTGCTCTGCGATGAAGCGACCTCGGCACTTGATCCACAGACGACTAAATCCATTCTGGAGCTGCTGAAACGGATTAACGAAGCCTATAACATTACAATCATGATTATTACCCATGAGATGGCTGTCATCCAGCAAATCTGCAATAAGGTCGCCGTAATGGAGAAGGGGGAGATTATTGAGCAGGGAAATGTGCTTGATGTCTTTGGCAGCCCGCTTCATCCCACCACGCAGAACTTCGTACAGACCGTTATTCATAACTCAGTGCCGCAAAGTGTGCTGCATACGCTGAAGGCGGAGAACGGACGGCGGCTGTTTAAGCTCAAATTTGTCGGCGGAGCAGCCTCGGAGCCGATCATTAACAGCCTGATCCGCAGATATGAGGTTAACGTGAATATTTTGTTCGCCAATATGACGGAAATCCAACAGACCACGCTGGGCAATATGATTCTGCAGATGCATGGTGAGAATACAGTGATCGACCAGGCGGCTTCTTTTATAGTAAGCCAAGGGGTTGAAATTACGGAGGTGGAAGCCTGA
- a CDS encoding methionine ABC transporter permease, with translation MFDTVITSEQLFQALRETVVMVGVSLFFGALLGIPIGIVLVITRPGGILENRLIYAVLNPLINIIRSLPFIILLVAIIPFTRLLVHTSIGTSAAIVPLIVYVAPYIGRLVENSLLEVSPGILEAAEAMGATTFQVIWHFLLPEAFGSLILTMTTAMIGLVGATAMAGTVGGGGIGDLAISYGYQRFDTFVMIVTVIILIIFVQGIQSAGNRLARKARRD, from the coding sequence ATGTTCGATACAGTAATTACTTCGGAGCAACTGTTTCAAGCTCTGCGGGAAACCGTGGTGATGGTGGGCGTATCACTCTTTTTTGGAGCGCTGCTGGGTATTCCGATCGGCATCGTGTTAGTGATTACACGTCCCGGCGGTATTCTCGAGAACCGGTTGATATACGCCGTGCTGAATCCGCTGATCAACATTATCCGCTCGCTGCCGTTTATTATTTTGCTGGTGGCCATCATCCCCTTTACCCGGCTTCTCGTGCATACCTCGATCGGTACCAGTGCAGCGATTGTGCCGTTAATCGTCTACGTGGCTCCGTATATCGGACGGCTGGTGGAGAACTCCTTACTTGAAGTCAGCCCTGGCATTCTGGAGGCTGCCGAGGCTATGGGGGCAACGACCTTTCAGGTCATTTGGCATTTTCTGCTCCCTGAGGCCTTTGGCTCTCTCATTCTAACCATGACTACCGCAATGATCGGGCTGGTCGGAGCAACTGCGATGGCAGGAACGGTAGGCGGCGGAGGCATTGGCGATCTGGCGATCTCTTACGGCTACCAGCGTTTCGACACCTTTGTCATGATCGTGACGGTGATCATTCTGATCATATTTGTCCAGGGCATCCAGTCGGCCGGGAACCGCTTGGCCCGTAAAGCCCGCCGTGATTAG